A window from Kovacikia minuta CCNUW1 encodes these proteins:
- the moaA gene encoding GTP 3',8-cyclase MoaA, which produces MNPVDYLRISLVDRCNFRCQYCMPEGADIQYALQQNLLTQPELITLLREVFIPVGFTRFRLTGGEPLVHPGVVEIVRTIAQFPATQDLSMTTNGFLLAGLAQDLHNAGLRRVNISLDSLDPDVFNQIIGNRGRSRWQQVWDGIQTAYQVGFNPLKLNVVVIPGVNDQEVLDLAALSIDREWHVRFIEFMPIGNDDLFQNRGWVSSEELRQQIRAKWGLTEGQVRGNGPADVFRIPNAKGTLGFISQMSECFCDRCNRMRLSADGWLRPCLLNETGQIDLKTGLRSGIPLEHLRQQVSELLLLKPEINYKQRDSGTTGAYSRTMSQIGG; this is translated from the coding sequence ATGAACCCTGTTGACTATCTCCGCATTAGCCTCGTCGATCGCTGCAACTTTCGCTGTCAATACTGCATGCCAGAGGGCGCAGACATTCAGTATGCTTTGCAGCAAAACTTACTGACCCAACCAGAACTGATTACGCTCCTGCGGGAAGTGTTTATCCCGGTAGGATTTACCCGGTTTCGTCTAACCGGGGGAGAACCGTTGGTACATCCGGGGGTAGTGGAGATTGTGCGGACGATCGCCCAGTTTCCCGCAACCCAGGATCTGTCGATGACGACCAACGGATTTCTGTTAGCAGGCTTGGCACAGGATCTCCATAATGCAGGCTTGCGGCGAGTCAATATCAGCCTGGACTCGCTTGATCCAGACGTATTTAATCAAATTATTGGTAATCGGGGGCGATCGCGCTGGCAACAGGTTTGGGATGGAATTCAAACAGCCTACCAGGTTGGCTTTAATCCCCTGAAGCTGAATGTTGTCGTAATTCCCGGTGTGAACGATCAGGAGGTATTGGATCTGGCAGCATTAAGCATCGATCGGGAATGGCATGTGCGGTTTATCGAATTCATGCCGATTGGGAATGACGACCTGTTTCAGAATCGGGGTTGGGTCAGTTCAGAGGAACTGCGGCAGCAAATTCGGGCAAAATGGGGACTAACAGAAGGACAGGTGCGGGGCAATGGCCCCGCCGACGTATTTCGGATTCCCAACGCAAAAGGAACCCTCGGTTTTATCAGTCAGATGTCGGAGTGCTTTTGTGATCGCTGCAACCGTATGCGCCTTTCCGCCGATGGCTGGCTGCGCCCCTGCCTGCTGAATGAAACCGGACAGATTGATTTGAAAACCGGACTGCGATCAGGCATTCCATTAGAACACTTGCGCCAACAGGTGAGCGAACTGCTTCTGCTCAAACCAGAAATTAACTATAAACAGCGAGATTCTGGTACAACGGGCGCTTACAGCCGCACCATGTCCCAAATCGGGGGTTAA
- a CDS encoding alpha/beta fold hydrolase, producing MPQITVGNLDINYQIQGSGDPLLMIIGLSFSLLDWGTTLPELLSKHYKVILFDNRDAGETSRSTQPYTIAQMAEDAANLLDALGEPRASVFGVSMGGMIAQHFALNHANKLDKLILGCTAAGGTCSEFGDVSGLLTGNLLDLLFTPGFISSHQPKLTEFIQTTAPFHSQGEALKRQFDAMRSHDTCNLLSNITAPTLVITGDRDPVILPQNSDFLARKIPGAQQVTITDASHGFCFSHPDATATAIIDFLK from the coding sequence ATGCCTCAAATTACTGTTGGTAATCTGGATATTAACTATCAAATTCAGGGTAGTGGTGATCCACTTTTGATGATTATCGGTCTCAGCTTCAGCCTGCTGGATTGGGGGACAACGCTCCCAGAACTGTTGTCAAAACACTACAAAGTGATTTTGTTTGACAACCGGGATGCAGGGGAAACCAGTCGATCGACCCAACCCTACACGATCGCCCAGATGGCAGAGGATGCCGCCAATCTCCTCGATGCCTTGGGCGAACCCAGAGCCAGTGTTTTTGGTGTCAGCATGGGCGGCATGATTGCCCAACACTTTGCCCTCAATCATGCCAACAAACTCGATAAACTGATTCTTGGTTGCACCGCAGCGGGTGGTACCTGTAGCGAGTTTGGTGATGTCAGTGGATTATTAACGGGCAATCTCCTCGATCTGCTCTTTACACCAGGGTTTATCAGCAGTCATCAACCCAAGTTGACAGAATTTATCCAAACGACTGCACCATTTCATAGCCAAGGGGAAGCGTTAAAACGGCAATTCGATGCAATGCGCAGCCATGATACCTGTAATCTTCTCAGTAACATCACAGCGCCCACACTGGTGATTACGGGCGATCGCGATCCAGTCATTCTCCCTCAAAATAGCGATTTTCTGGCTCGAAAAATTCCGGGTGCCCAACAAGTAACAATTACAGATGCCAGTCACGGTTTCTGCTTTAGTCACCCTGACGCTACCGCTACCGCTATCATTGACTTTCTCAAATAA
- a CDS encoding DUF6841 family protein, whose protein sequence is MNDISTEPKAMTVDPLILKTFLDYAEAFERLDPSVILPFYQYPAILITEQKPVKITNKMIGWVGFKIAMIQLKWRGYHHGKTESLEVRQLRDDLAIVTGTVIRYKKDDSELERFDLNYTLGKVNHDWKIIIGALLAIT, encoded by the coding sequence ATGAATGACATTTCCACTGAACCTAAAGCTATGACTGTTGATCCACTTATCCTGAAAACCTTTCTGGACTATGCTGAAGCCTTTGAAAGGCTTGATCCTTCAGTTATCCTGCCGTTTTACCAGTATCCCGCTATTCTGATCACTGAACAGAAACCAGTCAAAATCACCAACAAAATGATTGGCTGGGTAGGATTCAAAATCGCCATGATCCAGCTGAAATGGCGTGGCTACCATCACGGCAAGACTGAATCTCTAGAAGTTAGACAATTGCGAGATGATCTCGCGATCGTCACGGGCACGGTGATTCGGTACAAAAAAGATGACTCCGAACTGGAACGCTTTGACTTGAATTACACCCTGGGTAAGGTCAATCATGATTGGAAGATCATCATTGGTGCGCTGCTAGCAATTACTTGA
- a CDS encoding catalase family protein yields the protein MRLAFCKWLALVSLVLFIGFTQFANPAVAATSDSATGLIDDAAQVITETVAKSAEPGLRGQHPKGHGDVWAEFTVESNLPEDLKVGVFQQPGKTFPAWIRFSNAREKDDTKKGAHGMAIKLMGVEGEKILPDEKDEKTQDFILLDHPVFFLRNAQDSAVFFNALAQSSGQPPLKQFFFASVNPLKWHTREFQTLLAMRKKITSPLNTQYWSTTPYQLGSTAIKFSAKPTGAQTAPAISKTENYLHTALVEQLKTQDASFDFLIQRQTDPVKMPIDDATVEWSEKESPLQKVATIRIPRQVFDSREQAKFGENLSFTPWHSLPEHAPLGSINAARKIIYQTLSEKRHQEQNTAVQEPTVQSFTPDLVSADDRAS from the coding sequence ATGCGTTTAGCATTTTGCAAATGGCTGGCATTGGTCAGCTTGGTTCTGTTCATTGGTTTCACTCAATTCGCTAATCCTGCGGTTGCGGCAACCAGTGATTCTGCAACAGGATTGATTGACGATGCTGCTCAAGTCATTACTGAAACTGTTGCGAAGTCAGCAGAGCCAGGATTACGCGGACAGCATCCGAAAGGGCATGGGGATGTCTGGGCAGAATTTACGGTTGAGTCTAACTTGCCGGAAGATCTGAAAGTTGGGGTTTTCCAACAACCGGGAAAAACTTTTCCGGCATGGATTCGGTTCTCGAATGCCAGAGAGAAAGACGACACCAAAAAAGGCGCTCATGGGATGGCGATTAAGCTGATGGGTGTCGAAGGCGAAAAGATTTTGCCGGATGAGAAAGACGAAAAGACGCAGGATTTTATCTTGCTGGATCATCCGGTGTTCTTTCTGCGGAATGCTCAAGATTCTGCTGTTTTCTTCAACGCGCTTGCTCAGTCTTCCGGTCAGCCGCCCCTGAAGCAGTTTTTCTTTGCCAGTGTGAATCCGCTCAAGTGGCACACGCGGGAATTTCAGACCTTGCTGGCAATGCGGAAGAAGATTACAAGCCCTCTGAATACTCAGTATTGGAGTACGACTCCATACCAGTTGGGTTCAACAGCGATCAAGTTTTCGGCAAAACCGACGGGTGCTCAGACTGCACCCGCTATCAGCAAAACGGAAAACTATTTGCATACGGCGCTGGTTGAGCAGTTAAAAACTCAAGATGCATCGTTTGATTTTCTGATCCAGCGGCAAACCGATCCGGTCAAAATGCCGATCGACGATGCAACGGTGGAGTGGAGTGAGAAGGAGTCGCCTTTGCAAAAAGTGGCGACAATTAGAATCCCCCGTCAGGTGTTTGATTCTCGTGAGCAGGCAAAGTTTGGCGAGAATCTGTCGTTTACTCCCTGGCACTCTTTACCGGAACATGCACCCCTTGGTAGCATCAACGCAGCTCGCAAAATCATTTATCAGACACTCTCAGAAAAACGGCACCAGGAGCAAAACACTGCTGTTCAGGAACCGACGGTGCAATCGTTTACTCCTGATTTAGTCAGTGCGGACGATCGCGCTTCTTGA
- a CDS encoding DUF4278 domain-containing protein has protein sequence MKLNYRGVDYNYTPAPVETREDAIAGKYRGAAFKFRTNAAKVPVLQPALDLLYRGVRYKTGTPQAATTQTVAVPVPQNAELIYRGVRYRTAATEAPVVQHRESLAEQARELVIQHRLKAERRDQSVLERFEEAIG, from the coding sequence ATGAAACTTAACTATCGTGGTGTTGATTACAACTATACTCCCGCACCTGTGGAAACGCGCGAAGATGCGATCGCAGGCAAATACCGGGGAGCAGCGTTTAAGTTCCGCACCAATGCAGCAAAAGTACCCGTGTTGCAACCTGCTTTGGATCTGCTCTATCGCGGTGTTCGCTATAAAACTGGGACACCTCAAGCGGCAACCACTCAAACCGTGGCTGTTCCAGTACCTCAAAATGCTGAGTTGATTTATCGGGGTGTTCGTTATAGAACGGCTGCAACTGAAGCACCTGTGGTTCAGCACAGAGAATCCCTTGCCGAGCAAGCTCGTGAATTGGTGATTCAACATCGGCTCAAAGCGGAAAGACGCGATCAATCCGTATTGGAACGGTTTGAGGAAGCGATCGGCTAA
- a CDS encoding pentapeptide repeat-containing protein, with protein MTTNRSRLSQLWHTAQDLEMKIGGAIAISAATALLIMIGIPTAEDVFGNWNNIEKQERAQAGVTLLQTIATSIGGIAVFWNIVLARRQMAIAHRQTELAQDQMEIIREQIINDRFSTAVEQLGNNQLAVRVGAIYALARLAKDSPRDHWTIMEMLAFFLREQCPCPEGSTGRRLPSHVPKDVQAAVLVLGQRNLELDPEESHLHLNHNDLRGVSFAKGDFRNAYFYDSNLSGANFYGANLQGTNFFKADLSYANLKGCRLDGAILNKANLRTVKGLTVDQVKMAEKWEKAIYSEDFRVQLGLSATALSDLTHPVARVATERE; from the coding sequence ATGACTACCAACCGTTCGCGTCTTTCTCAACTATGGCACACAGCGCAAGACCTGGAAATGAAAATAGGGGGTGCGATCGCTATCTCCGCTGCTACCGCGTTGCTAATTATGATTGGGATTCCCACAGCCGAGGATGTCTTTGGTAATTGGAACAACATTGAGAAGCAAGAACGGGCACAGGCGGGGGTGACACTGCTCCAAACGATTGCTACCAGCATTGGTGGAATTGCTGTTTTCTGGAATATTGTGCTGGCTCGGCGACAAATGGCGATCGCCCATCGTCAAACCGAATTGGCACAAGACCAGATGGAGATTATTCGCGAACAGATCATTAATGACCGGTTCTCTACAGCTGTCGAGCAACTGGGGAATAACCAACTAGCAGTCCGGGTTGGAGCAATCTATGCTTTGGCAAGGCTCGCGAAGGATTCCCCTAGAGACCACTGGACTATTATGGAAATGCTGGCATTCTTCCTGCGAGAACAGTGTCCTTGCCCAGAAGGTAGCACAGGACGCAGGCTTCCGTCCCATGTCCCTAAAGATGTGCAGGCTGCTGTTCTTGTTTTGGGACAACGTAACCTTGAGCTAGATCCTGAAGAATCACACCTTCATCTCAATCATAACGACCTGAGAGGAGTTTCCTTTGCAAAAGGCGATTTTCGCAATGCCTATTTCTATGATTCCAACCTCTCTGGTGCTAACTTTTACGGAGCTAATCTTCAAGGCACTAACTTCTTTAAAGCAGATCTTTCCTATGCCAACTTAAAGGGATGTCGATTGGATGGGGCTATTCTAAACAAAGCTAATCTTAGAACAGTCAAAGGATTAACCGTTGATCAGGTGAAAATGGCAGAGAAGTGGGAAAAGGCAATTTACAGCGAAGATTTTCGGGTGCAGTTAGGATTAAGCGCTACTGCCCTTTCTGATCTAACTCATCCCGTCGCTAGAGTAGCGACAGAGAGAGAATGA